The nucleotide sequence ACGGATCCAAGTCTTTGATGCTGACGGTAACTTTCAAACCGTCTGGTCGACCCCCGAAACCGCCAACGGCCGCCCGACGGGGCTTGAAGTCCGTGCCGCTGATGAACACATCGATCGTGAAGTCTTGCTGGTCGCCGACACCCATTACTATCGCATGTTGGCCTACGAGCTGGACGGAACGCTGATCGATTCGCGTTGCATCGGCGGGACCGCGGGCTACGGTCCCGGTGAATTCGCCTTCGTCACCGAAGCGGTTTGTGACGACGATGGCTGCTTTTACATCGGTGAGTATGGCGACAGCGATCGGATCCAAAAATTCGATCCCGACGGTCGCTTCATCGCCCAGTGGGGTGGTACCGGCGATCAGCCGGGACAATTCATTCGTCCCCAAAGCATGATCGTCACCGACGGGTTGCTGTGGGTGACCGATGCGGGCAACCATCGAATGCAGGCCTTTGACGTGACCGCCGATCCGCCCGGTTTGGTGCACTGTTGGGGCGTCCAGGGGCCACAAGCAGGCCAACTGTATTACCCCTACGACATCGCACTGATGGAAGGCGAACCATCACCGGGCCGCGTCGATCTGATGATCTGTGAATACGGCAACCAACGAATCCAGCGGTTCGCCACCGATGGGACTTCGCTGGGGATTTTGGGCGGTCCAGGATTCGAGGATGGCCAGTTCCACCACCCGTGGGGGCTGGTGGTCGATTCCAAGCGTCGCGTCCACGTCTTGGACAGCAACAACCACCGTATTCAGCGATTTCCCACGTAAATAGGCGGCAAAAAACGAATTTTTCGACCTCGTGACCAGACTTGTCACGGCCCCTGCGATGATACCGATGTCCGGTGGGCAATTCGCCAACGCCAAAGCGATCGCCCGCCCCATCAACCAGAAACAAAATCAACGTTCCGGGGGGAATACTGATGAAAAACGAATTTCGCCGCGCCATGCAAGACAGCGATCACTACGTCATCGAAATGGACTACGTCGACAGTAAGGGCCGACGCACACGCCGAACCATCAGCCCGATCCGATTCGTCGGTCGCGACCGCGTTCTGGCAATGTGCCTGTGTCGCGAAGAACCACGACAGTTCTACTTGGACCGCTGTGAAGACGTGCGTTTGGCTCCGGCCGAACAGGTTTTGATGCCTTTGCCGATTGCCGAATACGATCCGGCACCCGCCGCATACGCTCCGACGCCGGGGCTGACGACTTGTGGCGCCGGACTGTGTTTGGCTTAGGCGGTCGCTATGTCAGCACGAAAGAACATCGTTGGATCAAGCGAGGATCTTTTGGACCACGTGCG is from Crateriforma conspicua and encodes:
- a CDS encoding WYL domain-containing protein, producing the protein MKNEFRRAMQDSDHYVIEMDYVDSKGRRTRRTISPIRFVGRDRVLAMCLCREEPRQFYLDRCEDVRLAPAEQVLMPLPIAEYDPAPAAYAPTPGLTTCGAGLCLA
- a CDS encoding NHL repeat-containing protein, with protein sequence MKLADQPTTALRVDMKHSCQRNAQIFDRRRLLSTAIAAGGLLSLPGCVSTAARGEPDLVWGRRGWSEGRFVKPRTIAIDSADRLYICDTTGRIQVFDADGNFQTVWSTPETANGRPTGLEVRAADEHIDREVLLVADTHYYRMLAYELDGTLIDSRCIGGTAGYGPGEFAFVTEAVCDDDGCFYIGEYGDSDRIQKFDPDGRFIAQWGGTGDQPGQFIRPQSMIVTDGLLWVTDAGNHRMQAFDVTADPPGLVHCWGVQGPQAGQLYYPYDIALMEGEPSPGRVDLMICEYGNQRIQRFATDGTSLGILGGPGFEDGQFHHPWGLVVDSKRRVHVLDSNNHRIQRFPT